One window of the Glycocaulis alkaliphilus genome contains the following:
- a CDS encoding MFS transporter has protein sequence MPLNANQQTRADRRGAFRLLFICLMAVGVGNSMLFAILPPLARDIGIAEIYVGAIYTLSALMYLTMSPVWGGLSDQYGRRPLVIFGLATYAASTLILAAGAWAGQSGFLPPLIAVLAMALARALFGAFGSATGPAAQAYVADRTAPSERTQALASMTAAFALGGMIGPALAAAFSERIGMVPFMVMIAVLVGACALIVRLTLPENTPPRESGRRPLSPLAQFAFAADGRVRAFVLYGCAAWLVQAASLQAIGFFVMDRLELDTTAGLQLAGVALTAGAAALIFAQLVAIPALKVSPRMLMLIGAGLTLAGQIELIFSGGYASIVLGFLLNSLGFGFARSGFTGGASLAVTPGEQGRAAGVTAATAGLGFLIAPLSGLWLYQAVGPTAPFMLNIVLSVVALGVAFFHPRVRVAVQPVEQDEDSSGVV, from the coding sequence ATGCCCCTGAACGCCAACCAGCAGACACGGGCGGACCGGCGCGGCGCCTTCCGCCTGCTCTTCATCTGCCTGATGGCGGTGGGGGTCGGCAATTCCATGCTGTTTGCCATCCTGCCGCCGCTGGCGCGCGATATTGGTATTGCCGAGATATATGTCGGCGCGATCTACACCCTCTCTGCCCTCATGTATCTGACGATGAGCCCGGTCTGGGGCGGATTGTCAGACCAGTATGGCCGCCGCCCGCTGGTCATTTTCGGGCTGGCGACCTATGCCGCCTCCACCCTGATCCTCGCTGCTGGCGCCTGGGCGGGCCAGAGCGGCTTCCTGCCGCCTCTCATCGCCGTGCTGGCCATGGCGCTGGCACGCGCCCTCTTTGGCGCGTTCGGCTCGGCGACCGGCCCTGCAGCCCAGGCCTATGTGGCAGACCGCACAGCGCCGTCAGAGCGCACACAGGCGCTGGCCAGCATGACGGCGGCCTTCGCGCTTGGCGGGATGATCGGACCGGCACTGGCGGCCGCCTTCTCCGAACGCATCGGCATGGTGCCCTTCATGGTGATGATTGCGGTGCTGGTCGGCGCGTGCGCGCTGATTGTCCGCCTGACCCTGCCGGAAAACACGCCGCCCAGAGAGAGTGGCCGCCGCCCGCTCAGCCCGCTCGCCCAGTTTGCCTTTGCCGCCGACGGTCGGGTGCGAGCCTTCGTGCTCTATGGCTGCGCGGCCTGGCTGGTACAGGCAGCCAGCCTGCAGGCTATCGGCTTTTTCGTCATGGACCGGCTGGAGCTGGATACGACCGCCGGCCTGCAGTTGGCCGGTGTCGCCCTGACCGCAGGCGCAGCGGCGCTGATCTTTGCCCAGCTGGTGGCGATACCGGCGCTGAAAGTGTCTCCGCGCATGCTGATGCTGATCGGGGCGGGGCTGACGCTGGCAGGCCAGATCGAGCTGATCTTTTCAGGCGGCTATGCCTCCATCGTGCTGGGCTTTTTGCTGAACTCGCTGGGCTTTGGCTTTGCCCGCTCCGGCTTTACCGGAGGAGCGAGCCTTGCTGTCACACCGGGCGAGCAGGGCCGCGCGGCCGGCGTGACGGCGGCGACCGCGGGCCTCGGCTTCCTCATCGCGCCCCTGTCAGGCCTCTGGCTCTATCAGGCGGTAGGCCCCACAGCGCCCTTCATGCTCAATATCGTACTGTCTGTGGTGGCGCTCGGCGTCGCCTTCTTCCACCCGCGCGTGCGCGTGGCCGTCCAGCCTGTCGAGCAGGACGAGGATAGCAGCGGGGTGGTGTGA